A region from the Silene latifolia isolate original U9 population chromosome 7, ASM4854445v1, whole genome shotgun sequence genome encodes:
- the LOC141590233 gene encoding uncharacterized protein LOC141590233, producing the protein MGKLVWWIYSKPDSLWVKWVHQIYMKGNEWVNHNPRTHVGGNWKTICSVKDVFSAGYSNGCWLVDMKGYTVSSGYEWLRQKDQQVGWARLIWKSWMVPKHSFFCWLMLRKALNVKDKLFRHGVTVNDQCCICDNGKEDIYHLFQECRYTKIVLEAICLSLQIPVPTGNGIIWIGRRKWPAYKKNVCTLAFMAMYYSIWQQRNSARTEGILLKPATLITQILRLMKVQARVKLNTKNYEQEMNWINALIIV; encoded by the coding sequence ATGGGGAAGTTGGTATGGTGGATATATAGCAAGCCTGACAGTTTGTGGGTTAAATGGGTGCACCAAATTTATATGAAAGGCAATGAGTGGGTTAATCACAATCCTAGGACTCACGTGGGTGGAAACTGGAAGACAATCTGCTCAGTTAAGGATGTTTTCTCTGCTGGGTACAGCAATGGTTGCTGGCTTGTAGACATGAAAGGTTACACGGTCAGCTCAGGTTATGAGTGGCTAAGGCAGAAAGATCAACAGGTTGGGTGGGCAAGGTTAATTTGGAAGAGCTGGATGGTACCTAAACACAGTTTCTTCTGTTGGCTTATGCTCAGGAAGGCTTTGAATGTCAAAGATAAACTCTTTAGGCATGGTGTTACTGTTAATGACCAGTGCTGCATATGTGACAATGGGAAGGAGGATATCTATCATTTATTCCAAGAATGCAGGTATACCAAAATTGTGTTGGAGGCTATATGTTTATCCCTGCAAATCCCAGTTCCAACTGGGAATGGTATTATTTGGATAGGTAGAAGGAAATGGCCGGCTTACAAGAAGAATGTTTGTACACTTGCGTTCATGGCAATGTACTATTCAATCTGGCAGCAACGCAATAGTGCCAGAACAGAAGGAATTCTACTGAAACCTGCTACGTTGATTACTCAAATTCTCAGATTGATGAAGGTTCAAGCAAGGGTGAAGCTGAATACGAAGAATTATGAACAAGAGATGAATTGGATCAATGCACTTATCATTGTATAA